CTTTAATTTAATTAAACCTATTAAAGATATGGGCCTAAGTGAAACAAAAGCACGTGATTTCTTAACTCAAGTTATTCAGTCGCAAAACTTAAAAACTATAATAGATGTCTTTGTTAAAGAGCTTTTAGACAAAAACTTAGAATATGCTCAATTAAATTCATGACTTGAAGCTATAAGCAAATTCATGAGTTCACCAAGCGCATTAATAATTAAAGGAACAATTAAACAATACATAACTGAATTATTTGAAAAGAATGAAGAAGTAGCTTTTACAATTGGTAAACTTATAGCTAATGGTTGAAGAAAAGAACACTGAACTAATAGTGAAAATGATGACATTATTATTCAAAAATTCATTCGTTCATTTGGTATTGGATTACTTAAAACAAATATTTTAGATGATATTGTAGATAGCATTTTTGAAAGATTGAAGAGAATTAATACCTATGGCTTTGAAAAATTAATTGATAACTTAAGAGATGCTGCAAAAGAAGGAGCACTTAAGTTTATTAGCGAAGGTGGCAAAGTTAGATTATCAAAAATATTTGACCAAATACCTTTAATTAGAGATTTACTTGCTAAAGTACCTCAAAAAGAATTTTCAGATTTTCTTAACTTAGCATTTAGTTCAACTCCTAAAAATGATACAGAAGGATTATTCAAAGTGATGTTTAATTCTGATAAAGGAACATCTAAATTTGAAGTTGGTATTGGAGCAAGCGGAATTATCGATATTCTTAAAGGTAAAGTTGGTGATTTAGTTTCAGCTATTGCTTCACCTCTTGTTAAAGAATTCTTTAAACAAGCAAGTGAACAAAATTATAGTGATCATAATACATTAAGAAAAACTAATACAGGCTTCCAAGCTTTATGAAGATTTTATAGCTTTTTAGCTTCAGTATTGTATTCAAACACACCAAGTGGATTGTTTTGAAATGGAACAAGTTTGACAGCTGAAGCTTACTTAATGGATGGTTTTGTCAAAGCATTCAAAGATAACGTAAAAGACTATAAAACAGCCTTATTGGCAAAATATGGTGATAAAAGTTTAATAGGATTTAATAATAGTTTTGACCCTCTTGATTATTACTTAAGTGGTATGACAACAGTAAATTATTGAACTGGAACTCTTCATAGTCGCTCAAACAGTTTAAATGACTCTAGATATGGTAGTGATCATGTTCTAACTTACATTTATTACAAAGACAAAAAAGATTCTAAATTTACAAACAAAAAATTCAAGCAAGCATTAATTGAATATATGCATCAAGGTTACATGCCTTATAAATAAAAATAGAAAGAAGATATTATGAATAAAAAAGAATTTAAAAAGAGATTAATTGAATACTGCGAAACGGAAGGATTGAGCAGATATGAAGAAAATGTAGCTCATGCATTAGTGAAAAATATAAATTCAAAAAACTTTGAAGTTAACTATGACAATTTTGGATCTTTAATTTTGCATAAAAAATCAAAAGTTAAAGATGCTCCTAAATTTATGATAGCTGCTCATATGGATGAAGTTGGTTATTTAGTACGTCAAATTCATGAAGATGGACAAATTCTTTTAAGCTCAGTTGGTGGAATTTGAGCAAATGTCGCAATAGGCACTAAAGCAACTTTAATTACTAGTGACAATAAAAGATATAGCGGACTTTTCGGACACACTTCAGTTCACATTATGGAAGCAGAAGCTAGAAATAGAGCGGTAACAAATAAAGAAATTTATGCTGATTTTGGCTTTAAAAACAAAGAAGAGGCATTAAAGAAAAATGTTCAAATTGGTGATCGTGTTTTAATGTCGGGTGAAACAATCAATTTTGACAATGAAAACTTAGTTGGAGCTAAAGCTATGGACAATAGAGCTGGAGTTACAACACTAGAATATATAGCTCATCAATTAAAAGATTTAGACTTAGCAGTTGATTTATATTTAGTTGGAACAGTTCAAGAAGAAGTAGGTACTAGAGGTGCTAAAACCTCAGTTACTGTTATTGATCCTCAAATTGCAATAGCACTAGATACAACCAGCACTCATGATACTATTGGTACTATTGCGGGTACTACCGCACTAGGTAAAGGCGCAGCCATTAGAATCATGGATGGAGCTATGATGGCTAATCCAAGACTAGTTGAATTAATGTGTAAAATAGGCAGAAAAGAAAAAATCAAACACTACAAATTTGTTGCTATGGGTGGCGGTACTGATGCTAGTGCGCTTCAATATGCTAAAGGTGGAGCAGCCACTTTAACTATCTCTTTAGCTCAAAGATATCTTCATTCTCCAATTGGAGTTTGTGACATAGAAGACTTGATGGCAGCTGGTGATTTAATTGTTGAAACAGTTAAAGCAATTAATCCTAAAGTTTACGATCAAGAAATTAAATATCATTAATATTTGTGTTAAATAACTTTTACTTTATAATATTAAATAAGTTATCACAAAAATGAGGAGGTTAATATGGGTACAGGTTCATGAATCGGATTAGTTATTGGTATGGCAATCTTATTCTTTTTAATGGGTGGTTTTATTGCTTTTATCGTTTCAAAGAAAATGTTCGAAAAACAAATTAAAGAAAACCCTCCTATTACTGAAAAAATGATTAGAGCTATGTTCTTACAAATGGGAAGAAAAGCTTCAGAATCACAAATTAAAGCTGTTATGCGTTCAATGACAAATGCTAAAGATGAAAAATAATAATTGTAATAATTTGCAAGCAAAATAAAATATTTGCCCTAGTTAGTGAGCAAATATTTTATTTTTTCTTTTTAAAGAATCATCTTCTTTTTGGTCTTTTGTTTTCTTCTCCTTCAACACTACGAGCATAGTGACATTTAGGGAAGTTAGCACAACCAACAAATTTTGTATCATTTCTTTTATTATTACGAACAATTAATTCACCGCCATCATCTGGACATTTTTCATTTAAATATTCAAGTGCAATAGCAATTAATTCTAATGTTTCAGTTGCATTTTCATAAGTCTTATTAAAACGTTTTCAAAAATCATACATAATAGGTTGAACAGTAGTTTTATTTGAAGCAATTAAGTCTAATTGTTCTTCAACTTCAGCTGTATAGCCTTCATTAATAATATCTGGAAAACCATCTAATAATTTACTTAAAACTAAACGGCCAAATTCTGTATGATGTAAACTTTTATCAATATTTTCAAAATATTTTCTTTCCAAGTTTACTGCAACAGTAGTTGCAAAAGTTGAAGGACGTCCAACTTTAATATTATCTAAAGCTTCAATTAATGAACCTTCAGTGTAACGAGCTGGTGGTTTAGTTTCATGATTTGTTATTTGATATTCTAAAACATCCACTTTTTGTTGTATTTGATAATTAGGATCTTCAATATCTTCATTTTCATTTTTAACAAGATAGTAACCTGGGAATATGGTTTTACTTACATTAGCTTTAAAAGTTAACTTATTTTTTTTAAAGGTATAAGTTTTATTAGCTTTAATTGGTGGATTAATTAAAGACATAAGTGTGTGTTCATAAATTAGCTTATAAACAATGTATTCACTATTATCTAAATTAAATTTAGCTTTAGCAACTTCAGGCAGTAAGTTTATATCAGTTGGTCTAATAGCTTCATGGGCATCTTGATCGCCTGCAAAGCCTTTGATTTCTTGAAGAATATATTCTTCACCGAATTTATTTTTAATATAACTTCTAGCAATATTTAAGAAATGTTGACTCAATCTAGTACTATCAGTTCTAGGATAACTAATCAAACCACCATCACCATAACCTTCATAAAGTTTTTGAGCTGCAATTTGAGTTTGTTTAGAAGTTAGCGGACTTTTCTTATATAAAACTGCTTGTTTAAGTGGCGTATATTTAGCTAAAGTTTTTCTTGCTTCTTTAATATCTTCTACTTCTAAAACATTAATTGGTTCAATGCTAATTTGTTCTTTAACTTTTTCTAATTCTTCAGGATAAACTCAGTTTTTTTCTGCTGCTGGATGTTTATCTATATAAATAGAAGCACTTAATGTTTCATTTAATTTAGCTTCAACTTTGTGATAACCACGAGGCACAAATGCATTAATTTCATCTTCACGATCAACTACTAATTTAAGAGCAATTGATTGTACACGTCCTGCACTTGGAGTACGAGGACTATTTGAAATTTTCTTTTGCATTAATTGGCTTAATTTGAAACCAATAATTCTATCAAGCATTCTTCTTGCTTTTTGTGAATTAATTAAATTTTGATCTAGTTCTGTTGGATTTTGAATTGCTTTTTGAATAGCTTCTTTTGTTATTTCATTGTATTTAATACGGTAGTATTTTTTCTTATTTTTATTACGATCTTTTTCAATTAAAAAGTTAACTATGTGATCTCCAATTGCTTCTCCTTCTCTATCAGGGTCAGTTGCAATATAAATAACATCGGCTTTTGCTATGGCTTCTTTAAGGTTTTTAATAACATTTTTTTTACTATTGTCTAATGAGTAAAAAGGCTCTCAATTTTCTAAATCAATTCCTAAACCTTGTTCGCCTTTCCTAGTACTCATAATAGCGATATGACCAACAGAAGCAATCACATCATAATCGCTTCCTAAATATTTTTTAATTGTCTCAACTTTGTTTGGAGATTCCACTATAACTAAATTATTCATAACTTTAATTTATCACAATCTTGCAATCTTGTTATCATTTTTTTAGCTATTTTTTTGCCTTATTATATTTAATATTAAAGTATTAATATTAGAGTCAAAAATATTTAAAAATTTATTTACACAAAAATTTCACTATTGAGCATTTAACTTAATTTGCCTATTTTATAGTGCTTTTAGTCAAAACTTCAAATTTACGAATTTATATTTTTAAATATAATTTATTTAACATAATTCTTTTTATTGAAAAATAGTTATTTTTTTACTAGCTAGTAATTAAATTATATATATAATATAACAGAGTATTTTATTAGGATAATAATACTCCTTGGTCACTTAAGACCCTGAAGTCCAAAAGGAGAAAGAATGCACAAATATGAAATTATGATGATACTTGATCCTAAGGCAGATGCCAAGAAGAGCATTGACTTAGTTGAAAGTATTTTCAAAAAATCAAATGTTAAAAAAGCTGAAAAGCTTGAAAGAACTGACTTAGCATATCCAATCAAAGGATCATTAAAAGCTCAATACTTACTTTTTGAAATTGAAGCTGAAAGTCACTTAATTGCTGAATTAACTCGTCGTGTTAATATCTCAAAAGATATTTGAAGACATTTAGCAATTAACTTAGATTCTGAAAGAGGATATGGGAAAGTTAAAAAAGAAAGCCATAGAGCAAAATATGAAGAAAAGAAAGAATTCAAAAAATCAAATAAATCAGCTGAAGCTGGTGAAAAAGTAGCTGAAGAAAAAGCTGCTAAAAAACCTAGATCAGCTAAAAAAGAATCACAAGAAAAAGAAGTTAAACCACGTCAAAGTAAAGCTAAAAAAGTTGAATAGTTAATTAACTTCTCGTAAGGAGAAAGCATGAACAAAGTATTACTTGTAGGTCGTATTTCAAATGATATAAGAATGTACAGAACAAATAGTGGCATTTCATATGCTAGAACTTCTATAGCAGTAAATCGTCGTTCTTCAAATGACAAAATTACTGATTTTATTCCTATTGTTGCATGAAGAAATTCAGCAGAATTTTTAAATAACTATGCTTCAAAAGGAGCTCTTGTTTCAATTGAAGGTTCATTTACTTCATCACAATATGAAGGACAAAATGGAACAGTTTGATCATATGAAGTTACAGTTGACAATATTTCATTACTTGAACCTCGTTCAGTAAGAGAACAAAGAACAGGCAAAAGTGGAGAATATTCAGCAACAACTCCTTCATTTAATCAAGCAAATTATCAACAATCTAAAAATCAAAATACAACTAAAAAAGCAGCATCAAGCCAAACTAAAAATAATTCAAAACAAAATGAAAACCAATTTGGTGGATTTTTACTTGATGGCGAAGATGAAAATGAAGATAGCTATCATACATTTTCAATTGATGTTGATGAAAATTAGTAAGGAGAATCATGGTATTTAATAACAAAAAGAAAAATAACTTTAGACGTCGTAGATGTGAAACTTGTGATCAAAAATTAACTTATGTTGATTACAAAGATGTTGAATTCTTAAGCAAATTTATTACAGCAACAGGTCAAATTAAACCTCACTCAGCTACTGGTGCATGTGCAAAAGATCAAAGAAAAATTGCAAATGCAATCAAAAGAGCTCGTTTTATGGCACTTATTCCTTATTCAAAAGATCGTGTTCGTTTAGTTAAATAATTTAATTATTTATAAATATTAATTTAATCACCTAACTAGGTGATTTTATTTTACTTATTCACTTAAAAAATAAGTTATATAATTGAAACACTATGAATTTTGAAAAAATATTTATTTGCACAACAGACACAGTAACAGGCATTGGCGGACCTATTTGCCAAGAAACCTTAGATGCTCTTTATTATCTTAAAAAAAGACCTAAAAGTAAAAAAATAATGATTTTAGTTGCCTCATTAAAACAAGCTCAAAGTTTTAAAGAATGAACTAAAGAAGCAAATGATTTAGCCTTAAAATATTGACCTGGAGCTTATTCTATTATTACTAATAACCAAGGTTTCAGAATGCCAAATAACAAAAAATTATTAGAATTTTTAGAAAAAAATGGACCTATGTATGTAACAAGTGCTAACGTCTCAACTCAAGAACCGATTGATATTAAAGATGCTCATAAAGTTTTTCCAGAAGTTAAAAATGTTTATAACTTTGGAAAAGGCAAAGGTGTAGCTAGTCATATTATTGATGCTCAAAGTAATGAATGATTGCGATAAAAAAACTGCCTAAGGCAGTTTAAATTAAATAGTTAATTCTAAATCTTTTGAAACAGCTTCATAACTTTCTTTATCATTAAGATAAAGCAAGTTAAGAGCTGCTTTTTGTTTAGCTAAAATAACATCAGATTGAGCTTTTGTTAATTCATTTGAGCCAGTTGAAATTAAAGTTTTTTCTTTAATTGATTTGTAAAATTCTTCTGCTTCTTTTTCTGTAATTTTGTTTTTAATTAACAATGAAAAAGTAAATTCAATAATTGCGTCTAAAAGAGAATTACGAACATTTGTTTTTGCTAAATCAAAAATTTCATAACCATCTTTTTGTTTATTTTCTATTGCATTTCTTAATAGATTAGCTTTATCTGGAGGTAACATTGCTAATTTACTTTTAATAAAATCATTTACTTGTGTATCTAATAAAATAGGTGGTAAATCAAAACCATATTTATTTCCAACTGTTTCAATTGCTTTTTTCATGTAATCTAATAAATAACTTGAAGCCATTTCATTTTTCAAATTCATTGACAATTGATTATAAAGATCATCAAGAGTATTAATGCCTTCAATTTTGATTTCTTTTATGTTGTCATTTGTTAATTTAGTTTTAATTGGACGAAAAACTTTAGTAACTGTAATTTTAATGTTTTCATTTTCTGGTGTATTTACTGAAAATGATTCATTAACTTTACGATTCATTAATTGACTATTAATTGAGTTAGGATTTTCATCTTTTACAATTTTTTTATCTAAATCTTTACGTGACAATATTTCTTTTTTGTCTTTAGAAACTGAAATATTATATCTAACATAATCATTTTCTTTTGATTGGTCTTCAACTTCTTTAAGTAAAGGATAATCATCAACAAATTTTTTGTAAATTTCATCAATAGCACCTTTTGTCACCATTTCATATTTACCATCTGGTTTAATATTTATGTCAATTTTATCGAATTCAGCTTTTGGATAAATTACAATTGTAACAACAGCTTTAGCTTTATCTTTAGTAATATCTTCGACAACAACAATAGGCGAAAAAGCTAAACAATTTAGATATTTTTCTTTTAATTCTTTACCCATTGATTCAACTATTTTATTTGTATCTGATTTAAAAGCTTCTTCAATTAATTGGTCAGGTGAAATTTTCTTGCCTTCTTTAATGCTTTCCATTAAAAAATTATTTTGAATTTGTTTTCATTCTTTGTCTTTAAATTCAATGGTTT
The Mycoplasmopsis fermentans PG18 DNA segment above includes these coding regions:
- a CDS encoding M42 family peptidase gives rise to the protein MNKKEFKKRLIEYCETEGLSRYEENVAHALVKNINSKNFEVNYDNFGSLILHKKSKVKDAPKFMIAAHMDEVGYLVRQIHEDGQILLSSVGGIWANVAIGTKATLITSDNKRYSGLFGHTSVHIMEAEARNRAVTNKEIYADFGFKNKEEALKKNVQIGDRVLMSGETINFDNENLVGAKAMDNRAGVTTLEYIAHQLKDLDLAVDLYLVGTVQEEVGTRGAKTSVTVIDPQIAIALDTTSTHDTIGTIAGTTALGKGAAIRIMDGAMMANPRLVELMCKIGRKEKIKHYKFVAMGGGTDASALQYAKGGAATLTISLAQRYLHSPIGVCDIEDLMAAGDLIVETVKAINPKVYDQEIKYH
- a CDS encoding YneF family protein, producing MGTGSWIGLVIGMAILFFLMGGFIAFIVSKKMFEKQIKENPPITEKMIRAMFLQMGRKASESQIKAVMRSMTNAKDEK
- the topA gene encoding type I DNA topoisomerase; its protein translation is MNNLVIVESPNKVETIKKYLGSDYDVIASVGHIAIMSTRKGEQGLGIDLENWEPFYSLDNSKKNVIKNLKEAIAKADVIYIATDPDREGEAIGDHIVNFLIEKDRNKNKKKYYRIKYNEITKEAIQKAIQNPTELDQNLINSQKARRMLDRIIGFKLSQLMQKKISNSPRTPSAGRVQSIALKLVVDREDEINAFVPRGYHKVEAKLNETLSASIYIDKHPAAEKNWVYPEELEKVKEQISIEPINVLEVEDIKEARKTLAKYTPLKQAVLYKKSPLTSKQTQIAAQKLYEGYGDGGLISYPRTDSTRLSQHFLNIARSYIKNKFGEEYILQEIKGFAGDQDAHEAIRPTDINLLPEVAKAKFNLDNSEYIVYKLIYEHTLMSLINPPIKANKTYTFKKNKLTFKANVSKTIFPGYYLVKNENEDIEDPNYQIQQKVDVLEYQITNHETKPPARYTEGSLIEALDNIKVGRPSTFATTVAVNLERKYFENIDKSLHHTEFGRLVLSKLLDGFPDIINEGYTAEVEEQLDLIASNKTTVQPIMYDFWKRFNKTYENATETLELIAIALEYLNEKCPDDGGELIVRNNKRNDTKFVGCANFPKCHYARSVEGEENKRPKRRWFFKKKK
- the rpsF gene encoding 30S ribosomal protein S6; the encoded protein is MHKYEIMMILDPKADAKKSIDLVESIFKKSNVKKAEKLERTDLAYPIKGSLKAQYLLFEIEAESHLIAELTRRVNISKDIWRHLAINLDSERGYGKVKKESHRAKYEEKKEFKKSNKSAEAGEKVAEEKAAKKPRSAKKESQEKEVKPRQSKAKKVE
- a CDS encoding single-stranded DNA-binding protein, whose protein sequence is MNKVLLVGRISNDIRMYRTNSGISYARTSIAVNRRSSNDKITDFIPIVAWRNSAEFLNNYASKGALVSIEGSFTSSQYEGQNGTVWSYEVTVDNISLLEPRSVREQRTGKSGEYSATTPSFNQANYQQSKNQNTTKKAASSQTKNNSKQNENQFGGFLLDGEDENEDSYHTFSIDVDEN
- the rpsR gene encoding 30S ribosomal protein S18, giving the protein MMVFNNKKKNNFRRRRCETCDQKLTYVDYKDVEFLSKFITATGQIKPHSATGACAKDQRKIANAIKRARFMALIPYSKDRVRLVK
- a CDS encoding Sua5/YciO/YrdC/YwlC family protein yields the protein MNFEKIFICTTDTVTGIGGPICQETLDALYYLKKRPKSKKIMILVASLKQAQSFKEWTKEANDLALKYWPGAYSIITNNQGFRMPNNKKLLEFLEKNGPMYVTSANVSTQEPIDIKDAHKVFPEVKNVYNFGKGKGVASHIIDAQSNEWLR
- a CDS encoding trigger factor-related chaperone, whose product is MIKYVLETKTIEFKDKEWKQIQNNFLMESIKEGKKISPDQLIEEAFKSDTNKIVESMGKELKEKYLNCLAFSPIVVVEDITKDKAKAVVTIVIYPKAEFDKIDINIKPDGKYEMVTKGAIDEIYKKFVDDYPLLKEVEDQSKENDYVRYNISVSKDKKEILSRKDLDKKIVKDENPNSINSQLMNRKVNESFSVNTPENENIKITVTKVFRPIKTKLTNDNIKEIKIEGINTLDDLYNQLSMNLKNEMASSYLLDYMKKAIETVGNKYGFDLPPILLDTQVNDFIKSKLAMLPPDKANLLRNAIENKQKDGYEIFDLAKTNVRNSLLDAIIEFTFSLLIKNKITEKEAEEFYKSIKEKTLISTGSNELTKAQSDVILAKQKAALNLLYLNDKESYEAVSKDLELTI